A window of Paenibacillus polygoni contains these coding sequences:
- a CDS encoding DEAD/DEAH box helicase family protein: MKFVLLFGPQAVGKMTVGHELTKITELKLFHNHMSIELFHPFFGFGSETWRLSEIVRREFFESFSNSNQYGLIFTYVWGFDLQADWEFVKQTCDIFESKGAEIYFVELEANIEERITRNATDFRLDQKPTKRNVEQSEMDLISTMEKHRLNSHKGEITRENYLRIDNTNLSADEVAGIIKDTFQF, translated from the coding sequence ATTAAATTCGTATTGTTATTTGGACCCCAAGCCGTTGGGAAGATGACTGTTGGTCATGAATTAACAAAGATAACTGAATTAAAGTTATTTCACAATCACATGTCTATTGAATTGTTCCATCCTTTCTTTGGTTTCGGCAGCGAAACATGGAGACTATCTGAAATCGTAAGAAGAGAGTTCTTTGAATCGTTCTCGAATAGCAACCAGTATGGGCTTATTTTTACTTACGTATGGGGGTTTGATCTTCAAGCAGATTGGGAATTTGTTAAACAAACATGTGATATCTTTGAATCGAAAGGTGCCGAAATCTATTTCGTTGAATTAGAAGCAAATATAGAAGAAAGAATAACAAGAAATGCAACGGATTTTAGACTTGATCAAAAACCAACAAAAAGAAATGTTGAACAATCTGAAATGGACTTGATCAGTACGATGGAAAAACATAGACTCAATTCTCATAAAGGAGAAATTACAAGAGAAAACTATTTGAGAATTGATAATACTAATTTAAGTGCAGATGAAGTCGCAGGAATTATTAAGGACACATTCCAATTTTAA
- a CDS encoding DUF2785 domain-containing protein → MNKIKDLLRDVQNNNFKTPMGTDINQLVKEMILYIGSVDHELRDKLIYGTLYRWIMDQELSVDLVRQLLYVTLDDDHLFHGIGDIDQDTVFTRSFSVLFVPLALHYNDIFNYLTESDYEYVYSRVTLYFEREKDFRGYILDKGWAHSIAHAADALASIAAASYYSREHLLFILELIGEKSYFNNYYFINGEDERMAEVVIQIVKRNKLKKDILLNWVQQLGDFKRLDIYPQDDIKRGNTKNLLRSVYFKLLDINGSEVITNEIVKTLKKSKSI, encoded by the coding sequence ATGAACAAAATAAAAGATCTTCTAAGAGATGTACAAAATAATAATTTCAAAACACCTATGGGAACAGACATAAATCAACTAGTCAAAGAAATGATTCTATACATTGGGTCAGTTGATCATGAATTGAGAGATAAGCTCATTTATGGAACTTTATATAGATGGATAATGGATCAAGAGCTAAGTGTAGATTTAGTAAGACAATTGCTATATGTGACTTTAGATGATGATCATTTATTCCATGGAATAGGTGATATCGATCAAGATACAGTATTTACACGTTCCTTTTCAGTACTGTTTGTACCACTTGCATTACATTATAACGATATCTTCAATTACTTAACTGAATCTGATTATGAATATGTATACTCGAGAGTAACCTTGTATTTCGAACGCGAGAAGGATTTTAGAGGATATATATTAGATAAGGGTTGGGCACATTCTATTGCACATGCAGCCGATGCTTTAGCTTCGATTGCAGCTGCGTCCTATTATTCTCGTGAACATTTATTGTTTATTTTAGAGTTAATAGGAGAAAAGAGTTATTTTAATAACTATTATTTTATAAACGGAGAAGATGAAAGGATGGCAGAGGTAGTCATTCAAATTGTAAAACGCAATAAACTAAAGAAAGATATTTTACTTAATTGGGTGCAACAACTTGGTGACTTTAAAAGATTAGATATATATCCTCAAGATGATATAAAGAGAGGAAATACAAAAAATCTTTTGCGTAGTGTCTATTTCAAATTACTGGATATTAATGGGTCTGAGGTTATAACAAATGAAATAGTAAAAACATTAAAAAAATCTAAATCTATTTAA
- a CDS encoding GNAT family N-acetyltransferase: MIIRKSKFAVKGLRYNIRTAIHGDSSYLSEVRLQIDGETENMDRERGEAFLDKSGLEDIIKLDSEHSKALFLVVEVKDRIVGFSRCVGNDLKRTKHRVEFGVCILKNYWGYGMGKNLLKETIFWADSIGIKKIELNVLETNESAIELYKSFGFEIEGVLKYDKLLSDGKYYNTIVMGRINQHVL; encoded by the coding sequence ATGATAATTCGTAAAAGTAAATTTGCTGTCAAGGGATTAAGATACAACATTAGAACTGCCATCCATGGAGATTCAAGTTATTTGTCCGAAGTAAGATTACAGATAGATGGAGAAACAGAAAACATGGACAGGGAAAGAGGAGAGGCATTTTTAGATAAGTCAGGTTTAGAAGACATAATTAAATTAGACAGTGAACATTCAAAAGCTTTATTTTTAGTTGTTGAAGTTAAAGATCGAATAGTTGGATTTTCGCGCTGTGTGGGAAATGACTTAAAGAGAACTAAGCATAGGGTTGAATTTGGTGTGTGCATCTTAAAGAACTATTGGGGTTATGGGATGGGAAAGAACTTGTTAAAAGAAACAATATTCTGGGCAGATTCTATCGGAATAAAGAAAATAGAACTGAATGTACTGGAAACCAATGAAAGTGCCATCGAACTATATAAATCTTTCGGTTTTGAAATTGAAGGCGTATTAAAGTATGATAAATTACTTTCAGACGGCAAATATTATAACACCATAGTCATGGGGAGAATTAATCAACATGTGCTTTAA